From Xiphophorus hellerii strain 12219 chromosome 9, Xiphophorus_hellerii-4.1, whole genome shotgun sequence, a single genomic window includes:
- the lepr gene encoding leptin receptor isoform X1 yields the protein MLTVLVHVLLMLLAVQCLRPGAPVHSGALDVPWQDEVCCDSPTANAYIEEGTSQSDLNLPLSPRCKFRSSSAESKPLVSLGGTCLDILCRFDEPWSNLTCDLKFSGLSSGITKPSYLAVSLQQISLENDTEFHASEHKAVCDAEDSLMCSIHLNSTRIFAVRLTVNVSNVLAPPVLLRISPRSVKPSPPFNLSYIQTVEGDLIFRWKEPLDFSDNLLAYEIRYSHENTKKNTHKNWQVVSALEQPNVSLELKPLLKYTIQVRCTTQTQPVLWSDWSDPYHIYLNKVSYIPQKVVARAGDNVTVYCVLNGQSANANTAMWSLNQMVPLDPSLYHPVNQRVSQITFTASETGLYDLLTCTQEWNIPYSKIYVEGGFINITCVTNGDIDTMTCRWENKEWEIVKLRSKSAEMSCDEMEERVRGGEEVGEMGHECMPVKSTEKVCTFHPLKMNCYKLWLELHTRLGLIRCKPVYVSPINHVKPYPPTDVMAVSRSSGILRVTWKPPSLPVEGLQCQFRYYLLGVLEKWKFEKPVWVSWAEVEVPDMCQIYVVQVRCMHTSGIGYWSEWSESVHSTAQNSRAPERGPDFWRIRHDDPYRNQSNITLLFEYFSANWNTYCVDGFMVQHQALNGTVLRRQIDMVSSYSFEWNQELHIVTVEAYNILGSSVNNVNMTLEKQPKRRCVHSFHVLVINSTCVSLSWSLLHISSVPLFMVVQWFPRKQQDFEDFGLNGKTWVKLSYTEPPTQLRGDFFSSKEYAFHLYPVFADGEGEPVVTIVKTGNPPAYMMLMFISLICIAVFVTVVLSQNRMKKFVWKDVPNPNKCSWAKGLDFKTMDGFEYLFRPPEGLQASPLPPEKISKVTVVNKTLTKAFVQTPTLLSPPSVVASTNSFLPCLDPRTGQLLECETALGGDTSPDPLTTSQLTINKLQPANVLVEQSSGITNSSAQSSVTYSKVLHTDTNPDHPPLHLHYKEGSRSSYSDEGNFSANNSDTSETFPGGVWEVDSYRGTESDDPRRSYSYNSEKELSDASEQEDDVDVGQKKALHYLNIGHPPEDEENEEEESQIELLKSAHLIREDCSLELYPLLNPDELMDPKTLVQVSTCSFASLYMPQYRKPDVNHIPHT from the exons ATGTTGACAGTCCTGGTCCACGTGCTCCTGATGCTGCTTG CTGTTCAGTGTTTGCGACCTGGAGCTCCCGTTCATTCAGGCGCCCTGGACGTCCCCTGGCAGGATGAGGTGTGCTGTGACTCACCTACTGCCAACGCTTATATAGAAGAAGGGACAAGTCAGTCTGATTTAAACCTCCCACTGTCTCCACGCTGCAAATTTAGGAGCTCCTCAGCTGAATCAAAACCTCTAGTCTCTCTAGGCG GCACTTGTTTGGACATACTGTGCAGATTTGATGAACCCTGGTCAAATTTAACTTGTGATCTTAAGTTCAGTGGCCTGTCATCTGGTATAACGAAGCCCAGTTATTTGGCAGTCAGCCTCCAGCAGAT TTCTCTGGAAAACGACACAGAGTTCCATGCGTCTGAACATAAGGCTGTGTGTGACGCAGAGGATTCACTCATGTGCTCAATTCATCTCAATTCAACAAGAATCTTTGCTGTTCGGCTAACGGTCAATGTCTCCAATGTTTTGGCTCCACCAGTTTTGCTGAGAATTTCTCCCAGATCtg tgaaaccAAGTCCCCCATTCAACCTGTCATACATTCAGACTGTGGAGGGAGATCTCATTTTCAGGTGGAAAGAGCCATTAGACTTTAGTGATAATTTACTGGCCTATGAAATCCGATATTCCCATGAAAATACCAAGAAGAACACCCACAAAAACTGGCAG GTGGTGTCTGCACTTGAACAGCCCAATGTTTCACTGGAGTTGAAACCCTTACTGAAGTACACCATCCAGGTCCGCTGCACCACCCAAACTCAGCCTGTACTGTGGAGCGACTGGAGCGATCCCTACCATATTTACCTGAACA AAGTGAGCTACATCCCTCAAAAGGTAGTGGCGAGAGCTGGTGATAATGTAACGGTTTATTGTGTGCTAAACGGCCAGAGCGCCAACGCAAATACGGCCATGTGGTCCCTCAACCAAATGGTGCCGCTTGATCCCAGTTTGTATCATCCTGTCAACCAGCGG GTCAGCCAAATCACATTCACAGCTTCAGAGACTGGGTTGTATGACCTACTGACCTGCACACAGGAGTGGAATATTCCTTATAGCAAGATCTATGTGGAAG GAGGTTTCATCAACATCACGTGTGTAACCAACGGTGACATTGACACTATGACCTGCAGATGGGAGAATAAAGAGTGGGAAATAGTCAAATTGCGGTCCAA GAGTGCTGAGATGTCATGTGACGAGATGGAGGAAAGGGTGAGAGGTGGAGAGGAAGTTGGTGAGATGGGACATGAATGCATGCCAGTCAAATCTACAGAGAAAGTCTGCACTTTCCACCCTTTGAAGATGAATTGCTACAAACTGTGGCTTGAATTGCATACCCGCCTAGGTCTCATCAGGTGCAAACCTGTCTATGTGTCACCCATAAATCATG TAAAACCTTACCCTCCCACTGATGTGATGGCGGTGAGCCGGAGCAGTGGGATCCTGAGGGTAACTTGGAAACCGCCTTCTCTGCCGGTCGAAGGCCTGCAGTGTCAGTTTCGGTACTACTTACTCGGTGTTTTAGAGAAATGGAAG TTTGAGAAGCCTGTGTGGGTTTCCTGGGCCGAGGTTGAGGTACCAGACATGTGCCAGATCTACGTGGTTCAAGTACGCTGCATGCACACCAGTGGGATCGGATACTGGAGTGAATGGAGTGAGTCTGTCCACTCCACCGCTCAAAACAGCAGAG CTCCTGAACGTGGGCCTGATTTCTGGAGAATACGTCACGATGACCCGTACAGAAACCAGTCTAACATCACTCTGCTGTTTGAG TATTTCTCAGCAAATTGGAATACCTACTGTGTGGATGGATTTATGGTCCAGCACCAGGCCTTGAATGGAACTGTGCTGAGGAGGCAGATCGACATGGTGTCCTCCTACAGCTTTGAATGGAATCAGGAGCTCCACATTGTGACTGTGGAAGCCTACAATATTCTGGGGAGCTCTGTTAACAACGTCAACATGACTCTGGAGAAACAACCTAAAC GCCGCTGTGTGCATTCATTCCACGTTTTGGTTATAAACAGCACTTGTGTATCTCTGTCCTGGAGCCTGTTGCATATCAGCTCTGTCCCTCTCTTCATGGTGGTTCAGTGGTTCCCAAGGAAGCAGCAGGACTTTGAAGACTTTGGCCTAAATGGAAAAACGTGGGTCAAACTGTCCTACACCGAACCTCCTACCCAGTTACGAG GAGATTTCTTTAGCTCAAAGGAGTATGCCTTCCACTTGTACCCTGTGTTTGCTGATGGAGAAGGAGAACCAGTTGTTACAATAG ttaaGACAGGAAATCCTCCAGCTTACATGATGCTGATGTTCATCTCCCTCATTTGCATTGCCGTGTTTGTGACCGTGGTTCTCTCCCAAAACCG gATGAAAAAATTTGTGTGGAAAGATGTTCCAAACCCAAACAAGTGCTCATGGGCAAAAGGACTAGACTTTAAAACG ATGGACGGCTTTGAGTACCTGTTCCGACCTCCAGAGGGTCTTCAAGCCTCTCCGCTGCCCCCTGAGAAGATCTCTAAAGTTACTGTTGTGAATAAAACTCTGACAAAGGCCTTTGTCCAAACCCCAACACTCTTGTCTCCCCCCTCTGTTGTTGCTTCAACTAACTCCTTTCTGCCTTGTTTGGACCCAAGGACTGGCCAGTTGCTGGAGTGTGAAACGGCCCTTGGTGGTGACACTAGTCCAGATCCCTTAACTACTTCACAGCTAACCATAAATAAGCTACAACCAGCCAATGTCTTGGTGGAGCAGAGTTCAGGAATCACTAACAGCTCAGCCCAGTCTTCGGTCACATACTCCAAGGTCCTGCACACTGATACAAATCCAGATCATCCACCTCTTCATCTCCACTACAAGGAGGGAAGTAGGAGCAGCTACAGTGATGAGGGAAACTTCTCAGCCAACAACTCAGATACCTCTGAAACTTTCCCTGGTGGAGTGTGGGAAGTTGACAGCTATCGTGGTACAGAATCGGATGATCCAAGGCGATCCTACTCCTATAACTCTGAAAAAGAGCTTTCTGACGCATCAGAGCAAGAAGACGACGTAGATGTGGGTCAAAAGAAGGCCTTGCACTATCTCAACATCGGACATCCACCAGAGGATGAGgaaaatgaggaggaggagtcaCAAATTGAGCTTCTGAAAAGCGCACATTTGATCAGAGAGGACTGTTCCTTAGAGTTGTATCCTTTGCTCAACCCAGATGAGTTGATGGATCCCAAGACGCTGGTGCAAGTGTCAACTTGTAGTTTTGCCTCTTTGTACATGCCTCAGTATAGGAAGCCTGACGTAAATCACATTCCCCACACATGA
- the lepr gene encoding leptin receptor isoform X2, which produces MLTVLVHVLLMLLGALDVPWQDEVCCDSPTANAYIEEGTSQSDLNLPLSPRCKFRSSSAESKPLVSLGGTCLDILCRFDEPWSNLTCDLKFSGLSSGITKPSYLAVSLQQISLENDTEFHASEHKAVCDAEDSLMCSIHLNSTRIFAVRLTVNVSNVLAPPVLLRISPRSVKPSPPFNLSYIQTVEGDLIFRWKEPLDFSDNLLAYEIRYSHENTKKNTHKNWQVVSALEQPNVSLELKPLLKYTIQVRCTTQTQPVLWSDWSDPYHIYLNKVSYIPQKVVARAGDNVTVYCVLNGQSANANTAMWSLNQMVPLDPSLYHPVNQRVSQITFTASETGLYDLLTCTQEWNIPYSKIYVEGGFINITCVTNGDIDTMTCRWENKEWEIVKLRSKSAEMSCDEMEERVRGGEEVGEMGHECMPVKSTEKVCTFHPLKMNCYKLWLELHTRLGLIRCKPVYVSPINHVKPYPPTDVMAVSRSSGILRVTWKPPSLPVEGLQCQFRYYLLGVLEKWKFEKPVWVSWAEVEVPDMCQIYVVQVRCMHTSGIGYWSEWSESVHSTAQNSRAPERGPDFWRIRHDDPYRNQSNITLLFEYFSANWNTYCVDGFMVQHQALNGTVLRRQIDMVSSYSFEWNQELHIVTVEAYNILGSSVNNVNMTLEKQPKRRCVHSFHVLVINSTCVSLSWSLLHISSVPLFMVVQWFPRKQQDFEDFGLNGKTWVKLSYTEPPTQLRGDFFSSKEYAFHLYPVFADGEGEPVVTIVKTGNPPAYMMLMFISLICIAVFVTVVLSQNRMKKFVWKDVPNPNKCSWAKGLDFKTMDGFEYLFRPPEGLQASPLPPEKISKVTVVNKTLTKAFVQTPTLLSPPSVVASTNSFLPCLDPRTGQLLECETALGGDTSPDPLTTSQLTINKLQPANVLVEQSSGITNSSAQSSVTYSKVLHTDTNPDHPPLHLHYKEGSRSSYSDEGNFSANNSDTSETFPGGVWEVDSYRGTESDDPRRSYSYNSEKELSDASEQEDDVDVGQKKALHYLNIGHPPEDEENEEEESQIELLKSAHLIREDCSLELYPLLNPDELMDPKTLVQVSTCSFASLYMPQYRKPDVNHIPHT; this is translated from the exons ATGTTGACAGTCCTGGTCCACGTGCTCCTGATGCTGCTTG GCGCCCTGGACGTCCCCTGGCAGGATGAGGTGTGCTGTGACTCACCTACTGCCAACGCTTATATAGAAGAAGGGACAAGTCAGTCTGATTTAAACCTCCCACTGTCTCCACGCTGCAAATTTAGGAGCTCCTCAGCTGAATCAAAACCTCTAGTCTCTCTAGGCG GCACTTGTTTGGACATACTGTGCAGATTTGATGAACCCTGGTCAAATTTAACTTGTGATCTTAAGTTCAGTGGCCTGTCATCTGGTATAACGAAGCCCAGTTATTTGGCAGTCAGCCTCCAGCAGAT TTCTCTGGAAAACGACACAGAGTTCCATGCGTCTGAACATAAGGCTGTGTGTGACGCAGAGGATTCACTCATGTGCTCAATTCATCTCAATTCAACAAGAATCTTTGCTGTTCGGCTAACGGTCAATGTCTCCAATGTTTTGGCTCCACCAGTTTTGCTGAGAATTTCTCCCAGATCtg tgaaaccAAGTCCCCCATTCAACCTGTCATACATTCAGACTGTGGAGGGAGATCTCATTTTCAGGTGGAAAGAGCCATTAGACTTTAGTGATAATTTACTGGCCTATGAAATCCGATATTCCCATGAAAATACCAAGAAGAACACCCACAAAAACTGGCAG GTGGTGTCTGCACTTGAACAGCCCAATGTTTCACTGGAGTTGAAACCCTTACTGAAGTACACCATCCAGGTCCGCTGCACCACCCAAACTCAGCCTGTACTGTGGAGCGACTGGAGCGATCCCTACCATATTTACCTGAACA AAGTGAGCTACATCCCTCAAAAGGTAGTGGCGAGAGCTGGTGATAATGTAACGGTTTATTGTGTGCTAAACGGCCAGAGCGCCAACGCAAATACGGCCATGTGGTCCCTCAACCAAATGGTGCCGCTTGATCCCAGTTTGTATCATCCTGTCAACCAGCGG GTCAGCCAAATCACATTCACAGCTTCAGAGACTGGGTTGTATGACCTACTGACCTGCACACAGGAGTGGAATATTCCTTATAGCAAGATCTATGTGGAAG GAGGTTTCATCAACATCACGTGTGTAACCAACGGTGACATTGACACTATGACCTGCAGATGGGAGAATAAAGAGTGGGAAATAGTCAAATTGCGGTCCAA GAGTGCTGAGATGTCATGTGACGAGATGGAGGAAAGGGTGAGAGGTGGAGAGGAAGTTGGTGAGATGGGACATGAATGCATGCCAGTCAAATCTACAGAGAAAGTCTGCACTTTCCACCCTTTGAAGATGAATTGCTACAAACTGTGGCTTGAATTGCATACCCGCCTAGGTCTCATCAGGTGCAAACCTGTCTATGTGTCACCCATAAATCATG TAAAACCTTACCCTCCCACTGATGTGATGGCGGTGAGCCGGAGCAGTGGGATCCTGAGGGTAACTTGGAAACCGCCTTCTCTGCCGGTCGAAGGCCTGCAGTGTCAGTTTCGGTACTACTTACTCGGTGTTTTAGAGAAATGGAAG TTTGAGAAGCCTGTGTGGGTTTCCTGGGCCGAGGTTGAGGTACCAGACATGTGCCAGATCTACGTGGTTCAAGTACGCTGCATGCACACCAGTGGGATCGGATACTGGAGTGAATGGAGTGAGTCTGTCCACTCCACCGCTCAAAACAGCAGAG CTCCTGAACGTGGGCCTGATTTCTGGAGAATACGTCACGATGACCCGTACAGAAACCAGTCTAACATCACTCTGCTGTTTGAG TATTTCTCAGCAAATTGGAATACCTACTGTGTGGATGGATTTATGGTCCAGCACCAGGCCTTGAATGGAACTGTGCTGAGGAGGCAGATCGACATGGTGTCCTCCTACAGCTTTGAATGGAATCAGGAGCTCCACATTGTGACTGTGGAAGCCTACAATATTCTGGGGAGCTCTGTTAACAACGTCAACATGACTCTGGAGAAACAACCTAAAC GCCGCTGTGTGCATTCATTCCACGTTTTGGTTATAAACAGCACTTGTGTATCTCTGTCCTGGAGCCTGTTGCATATCAGCTCTGTCCCTCTCTTCATGGTGGTTCAGTGGTTCCCAAGGAAGCAGCAGGACTTTGAAGACTTTGGCCTAAATGGAAAAACGTGGGTCAAACTGTCCTACACCGAACCTCCTACCCAGTTACGAG GAGATTTCTTTAGCTCAAAGGAGTATGCCTTCCACTTGTACCCTGTGTTTGCTGATGGAGAAGGAGAACCAGTTGTTACAATAG ttaaGACAGGAAATCCTCCAGCTTACATGATGCTGATGTTCATCTCCCTCATTTGCATTGCCGTGTTTGTGACCGTGGTTCTCTCCCAAAACCG gATGAAAAAATTTGTGTGGAAAGATGTTCCAAACCCAAACAAGTGCTCATGGGCAAAAGGACTAGACTTTAAAACG ATGGACGGCTTTGAGTACCTGTTCCGACCTCCAGAGGGTCTTCAAGCCTCTCCGCTGCCCCCTGAGAAGATCTCTAAAGTTACTGTTGTGAATAAAACTCTGACAAAGGCCTTTGTCCAAACCCCAACACTCTTGTCTCCCCCCTCTGTTGTTGCTTCAACTAACTCCTTTCTGCCTTGTTTGGACCCAAGGACTGGCCAGTTGCTGGAGTGTGAAACGGCCCTTGGTGGTGACACTAGTCCAGATCCCTTAACTACTTCACAGCTAACCATAAATAAGCTACAACCAGCCAATGTCTTGGTGGAGCAGAGTTCAGGAATCACTAACAGCTCAGCCCAGTCTTCGGTCACATACTCCAAGGTCCTGCACACTGATACAAATCCAGATCATCCACCTCTTCATCTCCACTACAAGGAGGGAAGTAGGAGCAGCTACAGTGATGAGGGAAACTTCTCAGCCAACAACTCAGATACCTCTGAAACTTTCCCTGGTGGAGTGTGGGAAGTTGACAGCTATCGTGGTACAGAATCGGATGATCCAAGGCGATCCTACTCCTATAACTCTGAAAAAGAGCTTTCTGACGCATCAGAGCAAGAAGACGACGTAGATGTGGGTCAAAAGAAGGCCTTGCACTATCTCAACATCGGACATCCACCAGAGGATGAGgaaaatgaggaggaggagtcaCAAATTGAGCTTCTGAAAAGCGCACATTTGATCAGAGAGGACTGTTCCTTAGAGTTGTATCCTTTGCTCAACCCAGATGAGTTGATGGATCCCAAGACGCTGGTGCAAGTGTCAACTTGTAGTTTTGCCTCTTTGTACATGCCTCAGTATAGGAAGCCTGACGTAAATCACATTCCCCACACATGA